Proteins encoded within one genomic window of Ranitomeya variabilis isolate aRanVar5 chromosome 4, aRanVar5.hap1, whole genome shotgun sequence:
- the LOC143767022 gene encoding uncharacterized protein LOC143767022: protein MTQARALYFLTTTRLALIWFTKLLQGEIKAQGCQFNKPRPPAKVLPRPKPRRRRPRPKPRRRRPRPKPRRRRPKPKTTTKTKTKKKTTKTKTEKKTTKTKTKKKTTKTKTKKKTTKTKTKKKTTKTKTKKKTTKTKTKKKTTKTKTKKKTTKTKTKKTTTKTKTKKTTTKTKTKKTTTKTKTKKTKTKKKTKTKTKTKTKKKTKTKKMTKKHCHLSGLHLNLERTWVIF from the exons ATGACCCAGGCGAGAGCCCTGTATTTTTTGACAACCACACGATTGGCTCTTATCTGGTTTACCAAACTTCTTCAAGGAGAGATTAAAGCCCAAGG CTGTCAATTCAACAAACCTAGACCACCAGCAAAGGTATTGCCAAGACCAAAACCAAGAAGACGACGACCAAGACCAAAACCAAGAAGAAGACGACCAAGACCAAAACCAAGAAGAAGACGACCAAAACCAAAGACGACGACCAAGACCAAAACCAAGAAGAAGACGACCAAGACCAAAACCGAGAAGAAGACGACCAAGACCAAAACCAAGAAGAAGACGACCAAGACCAAAACCAAGAAGAAGACGACCAAGACCAAAACCAAGAAGAAGACGACCAAGACCAAAACCAAGAAGAAGACGACCAAGACCAAAACCAAGAAGAAGACGACCAAGACCAAAACCAAGAAGAAGACGACCAAGACCAAAACCAAGAAGACGACGACCAAGACCAAAACCAAGAAGACGACGACCAAGACCAAAACCAAGAAGACGACGACCAAGACAAAAACCAAGAAGACAAAAACCAAGAAGAAGACAAAAACCAAGACAAAAACAAAAACCAAGAAGAAGACAAAAACCAAGAAGATGACCAAGAAGCATTGTCACTTATCAGGACTGCACTTAAATTTAGAGAGGACATGGGTTATTTTTTAG